One Phaeobacter sp. G2 genomic window carries:
- a CDS encoding lytic transglycosylase domain-containing protein: protein MEHSAEAEVVLASLDATPPSSRDDTLSLIRTTAVRHQGNRALRQVSLDADDWQILFRALVEAESSYNPTAVSPKGAYGLGQLMPDTARSLGVDPYDPSQNLDGAARYLLAQLATFKDFDLALAAYNAGPHRVVEYSGIPPFAETRDYIARIHRIRSRLAGTPVSAPDIRVADREPARAPALIELQ from the coding sequence TTGGAACATAGCGCTGAAGCCGAGGTCGTTCTGGCCTCGTTGGACGCCACGCCGCCTTCCAGTCGCGACGACACCCTCTCCCTGATCCGCACGACTGCCGTCCGCCACCAGGGGAACCGTGCCCTGCGGCAGGTCAGCCTTGATGCGGACGACTGGCAAATTCTGTTCCGCGCCCTGGTCGAGGCTGAAAGCAGCTACAACCCGACCGCCGTCAGCCCCAAGGGCGCTTATGGTTTGGGCCAACTGATGCCGGACACGGCCCGCAGCCTCGGGGTCGATCCGTACGATCCTTCCCAAAACTTAGACGGCGCGGCGCGCTACCTGCTCGCGCAGCTCGCCACGTTCAAGGACTTCGACTTGGCGCTGGCAGCCTACAACGCCGGGCCGCATCGCGTGGTCGAATATTCCGGTATCCCACCCTTCGCCGAGACCCGCGACTACATCGCGCGCATCCACCGGATCCGCTCCCGGCTTGCAGGTACGCCTGTTTCCGCGCCGGACATCCGTGTTGCCGACCGGGAGCCTGCCCGCGCACCGGCCCTCATCGAACTTCAGTAA
- a CDS encoding TrbC/VirB2 family protein, whose protein sequence is MLRHRLSRLLPVATTLAAFATPALAQDLSPIQTMLETVEAALTGPIGIAVATLAVIGTGFMCMMGRLNWGWFASVIIGIVLIFSAGTIVDGFS, encoded by the coding sequence ATGCTTCGACATCGCCTCAGCCGCCTCTTGCCTGTAGCCACAACCCTGGCGGCTTTCGCAACGCCCGCCCTCGCGCAGGACTTGTCACCCATCCAGACCATGCTGGAAACCGTCGAGGCGGCGCTGACCGGTCCCATCGGGATCGCGGTTGCCACACTCGCGGTCATCGGCACCGGTTTCATGTGCATGATGGGACGGCTGAACTGGGGCTGGTTCGCCTCGGTCATCATCGGGATCGTGCTGATCTTCTCGGCCGGCACCATCGTCGACGGCTTCTCCTGA
- a CDS encoding VirB3 family type IV secretion system protein — MAERSPLFLGLARPPKYLGLPVGYLVVLATGVVLPFIWTKSMVFFLIGLVAYPILWFVADREPHFFEVLRVSYGSVRSTKNRALHGGDSFGA; from the coding sequence GTGGCAGAACGATCCCCCCTCTTTCTCGGCCTCGCCCGTCCGCCCAAGTATCTGGGCCTCCCCGTCGGATACCTGGTGGTGCTGGCGACAGGGGTCGTTCTGCCATTCATCTGGACCAAATCGATGGTGTTCTTCCTGATCGGCCTTGTCGCCTATCCGATCCTCTGGTTCGTCGCCGACCGCGAGCCGCATTTCTTCGAGGTATTGCGCGTCTCTTATGGATCGGTGCGTTCGACGAAGAATCGGGCCCTGCATGGAGGGGACAGCTTTGGCGCTTGA
- a CDS encoding glucose 1-dehydrogenase, translating to MGRVFGKVALVTGGAMGMGKAHCETLAREGAHVFVTDRDTEAAESVVKGIIEAGGKAEFIQHDVTLEEDWKNVISTVQSSAGRLDVLVNNAGILILKPLHETSPDEFDMTFNVNVRGIYLGIRAAVPLMKEAEKASIINISSIYGIVGAASAGAYIGSKGAVRMLTKSCAVDLAESGIRVNSIHPGVIDTPMTKDLLHADEVTRQAILGATLLKRPSKPEEVSNAVLFLASDESSFVHGAEIVVDGGYTAN from the coding sequence TTGGGAAGGGTATTCGGAAAAGTCGCACTGGTAACAGGTGGAGCGATGGGCATGGGAAAAGCCCATTGTGAAACGCTGGCACGTGAAGGTGCGCATGTATTTGTAACCGACCGTGACACGGAAGCGGCTGAAAGCGTAGTGAAAGGTATCATTGAAGCCGGAGGGAAGGCGGAATTCATTCAACATGACGTGACGCTTGAAGAAGATTGGAAGAATGTCATCTCTACGGTGCAATCAAGTGCTGGTCGGCTTGATGTGCTAGTGAACAACGCTGGCATTCTCATTCTTAAGCCGCTCCACGAAACCTCGCCTGACGAATTTGACATGACGTTCAACGTCAATGTACGCGGTATTTATCTCGGCATCCGAGCCGCGGTTCCATTGATGAAAGAGGCCGAAAAGGCATCTATTATCAATATTTCTTCAATCTATGGGATTGTTGGAGCCGCTTCGGCGGGAGCCTACATTGGATCCAAAGGCGCCGTACGGATGTTGACGAAATCCTGCGCAGTCGACCTGGCTGAAAGTGGCATACGCGTGAATTCGATCCATCCCGGTGTCATCGATACTCCCATGACAAAAGATCTGCTACACGCCGACGAAGTTACCCGGCAGGCAATTCTGGGGGCGACGCTGCTCAAGCGACCAAGCAAACCTGAAGAGGTTTCGAATGCGGTCCTGTTCCTCGCATCGGATGAGTCATCGTTCGTTCACGGAGCAGAGATTGTAGTAGATGGCGGTTATACTGCGAATTGA
- the pcaF gene encoding 3-oxoadipyl-CoA thiolase, producing the protein MTNVYICDYIRTPIGRYGGALSSVRADDLGAIPLRALASRNPGLDLATIDEVIFGCANQAGEDNRNVARMSLLLAGFPDCVPGTTMNRLCGSGMDAIITAARAIKSGEADLIVAGGVESMSRAPFVMPKATTVFSRENSVEDTTIGWRFVNRLMKSQYGVDSMPETAENVAEVFGINRADQDAFALHSQQKASVAMANGRLAREIVPVEIPQRKGEPKIVVQDEHPRASTTLEALAQLKTFVKADGTVTAGNSSGVNDGAAALILATSDVAKKFGLTPVARVLGGATAGVAPRIMGFGPAPASKKLMARLGLKQEDFSVIELNEAFASQGLATLRHLGIADDDARVNPNGGAIALGHPLGMSGARITGSAMLDLKPGEKSLSTMCIGVGQGIAIALEAV; encoded by the coding sequence ATGACAAACGTCTATATCTGCGATTACATCCGCACACCAATCGGTCGCTATGGCGGCGCGCTTTCTTCTGTGCGAGCCGACGATCTTGGCGCAATCCCACTCAGGGCCTTGGCCAGCCGAAACCCGGGGCTAGATCTAGCAACCATTGACGAAGTGATTTTTGGCTGCGCCAACCAAGCGGGAGAGGACAACCGTAATGTTGCTCGCATGTCGCTTCTACTAGCTGGATTTCCGGATTGTGTACCGGGGACAACAATGAATCGGTTGTGCGGGTCGGGCATGGATGCGATAATCACGGCCGCCCGCGCTATCAAATCAGGAGAGGCCGATCTCATTGTCGCAGGTGGTGTGGAAAGCATGTCGCGTGCTCCGTTTGTGATGCCAAAAGCTACAACAGTATTCTCGCGCGAGAATAGTGTGGAAGACACCACCATCGGCTGGCGCTTCGTCAATAGACTGATGAAGAGCCAATACGGCGTCGACAGTATGCCTGAAACGGCCGAAAACGTGGCTGAAGTCTTCGGCATCAACCGCGCCGACCAAGATGCTTTCGCCCTACATTCCCAGCAAAAGGCGAGCGTTGCTATGGCGAACGGTCGTTTGGCCCGTGAAATTGTCCCGGTAGAGATTCCTCAGCGAAAGGGGGAGCCAAAGATCGTCGTACAGGATGAACACCCTCGCGCGAGTACGACTTTGGAAGCGCTCGCCCAACTGAAAACTTTCGTAAAAGCGGATGGCACGGTAACCGCAGGGAATTCTTCAGGCGTGAACGATGGTGCCGCAGCATTGATCCTTGCCACCAGCGACGTCGCAAAAAAATTTGGCCTCACGCCGGTCGCAAGGGTCTTGGGCGGCGCAACCGCCGGCGTTGCACCGCGCATCATGGGTTTCGGGCCGGCACCGGCGTCGAAAAAGCTGATGGCGCGACTTGGACTGAAACAAGAAGACTTCTCGGTGATCGAACTTAACGAAGCCTTTGCTTCGCAGGGTCTGGCCACACTACGGCACCTGGGGATCGCGGATGATGATGCCCGCGTGAACCCAAACGGCGGCGCTATTGCTCTCGGCCATCCGCTTGGCATGTCGGGTGCCCGCATCACCGGCTCAGCGATGCTGGACCTCAAACCTGGAGAAAAGTCGTTGTCGACCATGTGTATTGGCGTGGGACAGGGAATTGCAATCGCACTCGAAGCTGTCTGA
- a CDS encoding FAD-binding protein: MAVLLLAEIAGGALALDATAKAVTAAKSLGDVTVLVAGPAAAGEAASKIDGVAKVLVADDAAYANGLAEPVADLVVSLAGNYEHIVAPSTASAKNILPRVAALLDVMVLSDVTAVVDGATFERPIYAGNAMQTVKSNDSKKVLTVRTTAFDAAGQGGAAAVEAIAAAGNAGLSEWVEDKVAASDRPELTSAKIVVSGGRGVGSEENFQIIEALADKLGAAVGASRAAVDSGFAPNDWQVGQTGKVVAPELYIAVGISGAIQHLAGMKDSKVIVAINKDEEAPIFQVADYGLVADLFEAVPDLTKALKE; the protein is encoded by the coding sequence ATGGCTGTTCTTCTCCTTGCAGAAATCGCCGGTGGTGCACTGGCGCTGGACGCCACCGCCAAGGCGGTGACCGCTGCCAAATCGCTGGGCGATGTGACCGTTCTGGTTGCGGGCCCCGCTGCCGCAGGCGAGGCCGCGTCGAAGATCGACGGCGTGGCAAAGGTTCTGGTGGCGGATGATGCCGCCTATGCCAACGGCCTGGCCGAGCCGGTCGCCGATCTGGTGGTCAGCCTGGCAGGCAATTATGAACATATCGTTGCTCCGTCCACGGCAAGCGCGAAAAACATCCTGCCGCGCGTGGCCGCGCTGCTGGACGTGATGGTTCTGTCGGACGTGACCGCGGTCGTGGACGGTGCCACGTTTGAGCGCCCGATCTACGCGGGCAACGCGATGCAGACCGTAAAGTCCAACGATTCCAAGAAGGTACTGACCGTCCGCACCACCGCCTTCGACGCGGCGGGCCAGGGTGGCGCAGCTGCCGTGGAAGCCATCGCAGCCGCCGGCAACGCGGGCCTGAGCGAATGGGTCGAGGACAAGGTCGCGGCGTCGGATCGCCCGGAACTGACCTCGGCCAAGATCGTGGTCTCGGGTGGCCGCGGCGTCGGGTCTGAGGAAAATTTCCAGATTATTGAAGCACTTGCGGACAAGCTGGGCGCCGCCGTCGGCGCATCCCGCGCGGCTGTGGACAGTGGCTTTGCGCCCAACGACTGGCAGGTCGGCCAGACCGGCAAGGTCGTGGCGCCCGAGCTGTACATCGCGGTCGGGATTTCCGGGGCAATTCAACACCTTGCGGGCATGAAGGACTCGAAAGTCATCGTCGCCATCAACAAGGACGAAGAGGCCCCGATCTTCCAGGTCGCCGATTACGGCCTCGTCGCAGACCTGTTCGAAGCCGTCCCGGACCTGACAAAGGCACTCAAAGAATGA
- a CDS encoding helix-turn-helix transcriptional regulator has translation MNLRDRVALNIQELRRARGLSQEELAHRADVSRGHMGKLENAKFAASLDLLERIAKALNVDPAELFTKR, from the coding sequence ATGAACTTGCGGGACCGTGTAGCACTAAACATCCAGGAATTGAGACGCGCCCGCGGCCTCAGCCAGGAGGAGCTTGCTCATCGGGCCGATGTGAGTCGCGGCCATATGGGCAAGCTCGAGAACGCCAAGTTCGCGGCCTCCCTCGACCTTCTCGAACGTATCGCCAAAGCACTGAACGTAGATCCAGCAGAGCTCTTCACAAAACGCTAG
- a CDS encoding electron transfer flavoprotein subunit beta/FixA family protein yields MKIIAPIKRLIDHNVKVRVKADGSGVDLANVKMSMNPFDEIAVEEAIRLKEAGKADEVVVVSIGVKQAQETLRTALAMGADRAILVVAPDDVHQDIEPLAVAKILKAVIDAEAPGLVIAGKQAIDNDMNATGQMLAALLGWGQATYASELAIEGDSAVVTREVDGGLQTVKVKLPAIVTADLRLNEPRYASLPNIMKAKKKPLDEKTAADFGVDVTPRLTVVKTAEPAARSAGEMVGSVDELVSKLKEKGIV; encoded by the coding sequence ATGAAAATAATTGCGCCTATAAAACGCCTAATTGACCACAACGTGAAGGTTCGCGTTAAGGCGGACGGGAGCGGAGTTGATCTCGCGAATGTGAAGATGTCGATGAACCCGTTCGACGAGATTGCGGTCGAAGAGGCGATCCGGCTGAAGGAAGCGGGCAAGGCGGACGAGGTTGTCGTCGTCTCGATCGGCGTGAAGCAGGCGCAGGAAACGCTGCGCACGGCGCTGGCGATGGGCGCGGATCGGGCGATCCTGGTTGTGGCCCCTGACGACGTGCACCAGGACATCGAGCCGCTGGCCGTGGCCAAGATCCTGAAGGCCGTGATCGACGCCGAGGCGCCGGGCCTGGTGATCGCGGGCAAGCAGGCGATCGACAACGACATGAACGCGACCGGCCAGATGCTGGCGGCGCTGCTGGGCTGGGGTCAGGCGACCTATGCCTCGGAACTGGCGATCGAAGGCGATAGCGCCGTCGTGACCCGCGAAGTGGACGGCGGGTTGCAGACCGTCAAGGTGAAGCTGCCGGCGATCGTCACCGCCGACCTGCGCCTGAACGAGCCGCGCTACGCCTCGCTGCCCAACATCATGAAAGCCAAGAAGAAACCGCTGGACGAGAAGACCGCCGCCGATTTCGGCGTCGATGTCACGCCGCGTCTGACCGTCGTCAAGACGGCAGAGCCCGCCGCGCGCTCGGCCGGGGAAATGGTTGGCTCGGTCGACGAGCTGGTGTCGAAGCTGAAAGAAAAGGGGATCGTGTAA